In Apus apus isolate bApuApu2 chromosome W, bApuApu2.pri.cur, whole genome shotgun sequence, the sequence TTCCTGTGTGCTAGGATGTTGTTTTGGGCTTCCTCAGTCAGAAACAACAAGTTTCCTACTTGTGCCAGCAGTGGGGACCATGGGTCTTTGCCTGAGAAAGTATCTTAATTTGGAAGCCCAAACCCAGGAGGGGCTCAGTGAAAAACCTTCCAGAGGACAACCTGATCTTGAGTAGTTTGAAGTTCATTGTGGGTTCAAAACAAGTCCAGCTCAAGCCCTTAGTATCCAAATCCTCTGAGTTGGTACAGGTTTTGTAATTATAGCTCTTAAACTGATGGAAGGGAGAGGATTGGGTGCAGTTTGTCCATGGGATGGTTGGTCAACCAGCATCAATGAGGGGTCAACCTCAGCCCCTCAGTCTGAAGATATCTTGAAGAGGGTGCTGTGACTCCAGAAGAAAACTGGTTTCAACATGGGGGAACTCAGGGCATGGTACAAGGGGTTGCATTAAGTATTCAAATGTGACCCTGGTGGGGAAAAGTTCCTCAGAGCCTGGCaacaaaatctgtatttgtCACCTACCAGTCAAGTTGAGGGAGTAGTTGGAGCACAGGTTCAGGTTGTGGTGAGGATCAGAGGTTAAACAGAACATCCAAACCCACAATCCTAAAAGCAGGAATTACCTGGCACTACTTACACTTTTATCAGGCCCCCATatgttcagtctgaaaatggATTTAAATGTTTCCCAGGCAGCTTTGGCTACTGATGGTCTCTGTGAGGTGCTAGACCCCTTCTGGTGGTTGGacatctgctgcctcctcacTGGGACTAGCAAAGACTCATTGCTCCCAAGAGGTGATCTGAAGCCATCTCTGCAGAGCAAAACTGGTGCTACTGCTGGGTTGTATTGCACCAAAAGGGGTATGGGACATCTTCACTGGGTCCCTCAGAGGACCCCATGGTGAAGACATCTTGGGGGACAGTATCTGCATGAGGCAGGGACTGTCTGTACCTGTGGTCCTGCTAGCAGTAGCTCCTGGCTAGATTCTCCATGAAATAACCCACTTTCTACCTGGCATCTTGGGAACTGTCTCCAACACCATGCTTGGATCCAGCTGGCCCCATGTTTGAAGGAGTGGACCCCAGCAGGCGCCTGTCCCCGATGATGCCAGCTTTGTGGATGTCCTTCACACCTACACAAGGGAAACCCTTGGTGTTAGCATTNNNNNNNNNNNNNNNNNNNNNNNNNNNNNNNNNNNNNNNNNNNNNNNNNNNNNNNNNNNNNNNNNNNNNNNNNNNNNNNNNNNNNNNNNNNNNNNNNNNNGAACCCTCTCAGATTCAATGCTGCTAATGAAGAACCTGTTTAGTCCTTCCCTGAGACTACCAGCAGACTCCAGACCTTTAAATATTGTTGACCTATTCATTTACACATCAAACTGACTTCTTTTGGCTATCAAGACTGAACTCCTCTCACATCCTTCGTTCCTCcacatcccacagctctgccctgacCCACCACATCTGGTCCTGAAGAAGAAACCAGCCTTGGTCTAAGCCACCCacctgcagagagctggtgaCTACAGCTGAGTGGGACATTTCTTCTAtatcctattaaaaaaatactcattatttcagaaacattcCTGTTCTGCTTTGGGCTGAACTGATATCTTAAGGAAATCACAgtggggatggagaggagagaaagacaCAACCAAGATCAGCCACTATCTCCCCAGGCATTGTCCCTCTCACCTCAGCTGCTGGGATAAAGCCTCCAACATCCCTCCAAATGCTGGAAATATTGAGCTTCCAGCTCTTTTCAGGTGGAATATTCCCCATTTTACTCCggtttattatttattccttATGACAATATCCAGAAATTCCATCAGGGAGCCACGAAATCTttcccagtgaaaaaaaaactaatCCAAAGTAGGAATTTCTCCTTCAAATTATTCAACTTCATGAACTGTTCTTTTCCAAGCAGCTCCAGGTGGAAGCCTTGTCCCTTCCCAGGTCACTGGGCTTATGGAGAGGTCACTGAAGAGCTGTGCTCCTTGCCTTGACATGATGACCATCATAGCAGCTCCTGATCCAAGGATCATCATCACCTTTGGGCAGAAGCAACCTGGAATGATTTTGGTCAGTGCACTTCTCCCTTGTTGCTAAGCTCTCCTGGCTGCTACTGCCATCCTTGGAAGCCAGAGGTAAAGAGCAGGATCCCATCTCCCAGAGAAAAGGAAGCCACATCCCAACCTGGAGCAGCTTTCCAAtggtgagaagcagcagctgaaggcaaAGGCACAGAAGGAAGAATGGGAAGATGTTGAGGTGGCCGAGGGtccagtggggttttttgttggcaCCAGGAATTTTTGGAAACGATGAAGCAGTTTGGTGATGAAGCTGAGCTGATTCATTTCCTGCAGGAGCAAGTCCAGTCGTGGGCCAGCAGCTGAGAAACCTCCATCCTTGCTCTTTTCCAGGCCACTGCTGTTGGGATGTTGCTCCTCAAGAGGGATCACTCGTCCCCAGGACACTCTGCTCCAACCCACACTCCCTGGGGAGAAGCAGTTGGGGTCATCTCCATCCTCCTGGAACAGGGGGTGCTCAGACAGCTCCCAGAGCAGGGATTTGTTCTGCAGAGTCAGCAAGGAAGATGTTCTGGGAGTGATCCTCATGAGAAGCACAGCAATCCCTGGCCACCACCTGCTGTGTGTGGGAGAGAGAacctgggaggggagagaggaaaaaagaagagaggagagatttcagttggaagggcTCTTCAGTCATCATCTCATCCAAGTGCCAACCCACGTGGAGTCAGGAGGTGGCTGGGTTGAACAGGAGAAGGGGGTGTGGACCCTCCAGTCTGGGAAGGTGTTGCTGGAAAGGCAGATCAATTATCTCCACCAGCATCTCCCGGTGAGGGCTAAAGAAATGTCCATCCCTGACTTCCCAAGTTTTAACTTGCTGTTGACTGGTTTTAGACCTTGatcttttcctcctcagctctgcccaTTATTCACCTGcccctttctcctgcctcttcccctgATACTTTTCTAgaccacagctcctgctgcctcctcctcattttctgctctgagtttgaagggaaaggaaaggagcaacagaaggggaagaaaaaaagagaccagGAAAGCCACGTGTCCTGGGGAATCACCTCTTCTCCTTACACCatgtgccccatccctggaaacatcccaGCTCAGGTTGAAcgggactctgagcaacctggtctaggtgcagatgtccctgctcactgcagggggttgggctggatggccttgaaaggtcccttcccacccaaaccagtctgtgattcgatgtgacaagaaagaaaataaaatatcttattAAGGTTCAgcaactattaaaaaaactaaGCAACAAAAAGTAGGAATAAacagttaatattttataatcaGAGGGTCCAAAACTGTTTGCCAAGGTGATGCCCCCTCGggaagcagctcctgcccagtgGGCCTGGAGCATCCCGAGTGACAGAGACTGGGggtccccagccctccctggcaCCTGGGGGGCGGTGGGCACAGGGGGACCGCCGGGATGACAGCGTGGGGACTCCTCAGGGCTCACCCCCCCTTCCCCATcgcccctgctgctcctggggtgcCGAGGCTGGGGACCCCCCGGGGctcacccccctccccattGCTCCCCGGGGTCACACCGTGGGGACCCCCGGGCTCACCCCCCGCCCCGTGGGGCTCGCGCGCGGAGCCGCCACCCCCCCCCCGCGTGACAAGTCCCGCCCCCCCTCCCATTCATTTCTTCTTGACGTCACGGAGCGCGTGACCAATAGCAGCGGCGCTcccgccaggccccgccccATCGGGCCATTGGCCCGCCCCCCCGCGGCCCCTTAAAGGGGCCCCGAGCCGGCCGCCCTGCGCGTGTATGTTCCTCTGTCCGTCCCGCCGAGCCATGAggagcctcctcctcctcctgctctgcaccgGCCTGAGCTGCTGCGCCGCGGCGGGGACCGCGCTGCCGGAGGGAGGTGGGTGAGCGCGGTGGgacgggagggagggagcggggcAGCCGGGTGCCCGGCGCTCGGCTCCCGGAGGCTTTGCTgacccttcctcctcctccgctGGGTGTTGCAGAGGCCACCGCCGCCGAGCTGCTGGAGGCCGGGCAGGAGGAGCGGGCGCCAGCCCCGCAGGCGCAGGTGAAGTTCAGCGTCCGCTCTGGGCCCCGCGGCGCGGAGCTGGGCTGTCCCCTCGCCCTCGGGCACCGGCAGGGGCTGCGCGACTGCGGCTTCAACCTGACAGCCAAGACCTTCTTCATCATCCACGGCTGGACAGTGAGTATGGAGGGTCCTGCGCGGCTCCAGGGGATGCTGTGAGTTCAGGCTGTCCAGGCAGAGAGCAAACTGCCCTGACCATCAGGggatgggttggaagggaccttaaagatgacctagttccaacccccctgcttgggcagggacacctcccaccagcccaggttgctccaagccccatccaacctgcccttcaacactgccagggatggggcagccacagcttctctgggcaacctgggccagggtctcaccaccctcacagcaaagaatttcctcctcatgtctcacctcaatctcccctctgccagttttaatccatccccctcatcccatccctccctgcccttgtcccaagtccctccccagctttcctggagccccttcaggcactggaaggtgctctaaggtctccctggagccttctcttctccaggctgaacaccccaactctctaGGATGTGGGATTCGGGACAGCTTTGCATGTTTGGAGCACTATGGCCTTTCAGGAGCTGCCCCTGAGGTCTCTGGGGCAAAGTGAGTTGTACTGAACTCTGTGAAGCCCCCAACTCATGCCCAGCTGCTCAAGATGACTTTAGAGCTGGATAATGGGACCCTGGTAAACGGGACTTGAGATttgggcttggagcaacctcctctagtgggagttgtcccttCCCATgaagggggctggagctggatgatctttaaggtcccttcaaaccatcccatgatccTGTAACTGACCCCTACAAAGGTGGCACTTGGTGTGACATGCACACAGGCTTCCTGTCACTTCATCTTTGTGCCACAGAGGGCAGGCAGACTCTAtcactttcttcttctgcacTTCATGTGGCCAAGCAGGTGACTTAGCAGCTCTCCCAGGGCTTCTGCAAGTGGTGGTGGAAGGACTGGGAAATAACTTTGCCATCCCCTCAGAACTTCTGAAGCCCTTGAGCACAAGAGCGATAAGGTGACATGGAGAAGATGCCTCTCCCTCCTGTCTTAAAAGGCAAGGTGGCTCATTACTCCCAGGGCCTCCCAAAACCTGTTCTTCTGACACCATTAGTGCAGTGCTGAGaaccagaggagctggggagggatatGCAAACTATATGCAAATAGCCCAAGCAGGGAACAGTGTCACTGCTGTCCTGGAAACTACCACCtgcacctcctcctccagaTGAGCGGCATGTTCGAAACCTGGCTGGGCAGCCTGGTGTCTGCTCttcaggagagggagaaggatgCCAACGTGGTGGTGGTGGACTGGCTCCCCCTTGCCCACCAGCTCTACAAAGACGCTGTGAACAACACGCGGATGGTTGGGAAGAGCATCGGGAGGCTGCTGGACTGGTTGCAGGTGAGgcagggggtgggtgggtgctgTGGTAACTCTCTCTCCACCAGGGAGGGTTGCACAAGAAGCAGGAGCACACATCAGCCCCAACACCCTGGTGTGATCCCAGCCCTGAGGCCTGGTGGGGTGGTGGATCCCAGGGAaggtgctgctccccaggcctCATGTGGAGCAGTTCCTGCGGCACTTTCCTGGGAGATGTCAGGTTGGAGAGGGCTTGCAAGTTGAGGAGTCCTTCCTCCTGTCCCAGTGACTCAGGAGTTGGGCATTCCCAGTCAGAGTTGGCTTGGCAAGAGCATGGAACAGGAGAAGGCGGCCCACAGTGCCACACCTGGCAATGGAGGCCATGGGCAGagggcagctccctggggaaaGGCTGCTCCAGATGCTGCTCAGATGAGGAACATCCTCACTGGGGTTGGGAGCTGAGTACTGTGGGTGGGGGCAAACCACAAGtgccacccaaaccattccactTGGAATCCACTTGTCTGgatgaaataaagaacaaaacatgcTTGTCTGTCCCATCCCTCCAATCTCTTCTTAGGATTGatacttcaggacatgctccagtggccaaggttgtggttgggttttttttgtgttgatggttggacttggtcatcttagaggtcctttccaaccacgatgattctgtgactgtccTGGATAGGAGCAGTGCCAGATGCTCTGAAAGACAGGGGGACAAATggtcctcttttctttttcatccttgCAGGAGAACCCAAACTTCAAGCTTGAGAATGTCCACCTGATTGGGTACAGCCTTGGTGCCCATGTCGCTGGCTTTGCTGGTAACCATGTCCGTGGGACAATAGGCAGAATTACAGGCAAGTGGCTTTTCAAGCCATCTCTTACCTTTCCTTAGCAGCAGAGTTTACCTGAAGAGGCTCCTTTCCTGTGTTGCTAGGATGTTGTTTTGGGCTTCCTCAGTCAGAAACAACAAGTTTCCTACTTGTGCCAGCAGTGGGGACCATGGGTCTTTGCCTGAGAAAGTATCTTAATTTGGAAGCCCAAACCCAGGAGGGGCTCAGTGAAAAACCTTCCAGAGGACAACCTGATCTTGAGTATGTTTGAAGTTCATTGTGGGTTCAAAACAAGTCCAGCTCAAGCCCTTAGTATCCAAATCCTCTGAGTGGTACAGGTTTTGTAATTATAGCTCTTAAACTGATGGAAGGGAGAGGATTGGGTGCAGTTTGTCCCATGGGATGGTTGGTCAACCAGCATCAATGAGGGGTCAACCTCAGCCCCTCAGTCTGAAGATATCTTGAAGAGGGTGCTGTGACTCCAGAAGAAAACTGGTTTCAACATGGGGGAACTCAGGGCATGGTACAAGGGGTTGCATTAAGTATTCAAATGTGACCCTGGTGGGGAAAAGTTCCTCAGAGCCTGGCAACAAAAATCTGTATTTGGTCACCTACCAGTCAAGTTGAGGAGTAGTTGGAGCACAGGTTCAGGTTGTGGTGAGGATCAGAGGTTAAACAGAACATCTCAAACCCACCAATCCTAAAAGCAGGAATTACCTGGCACTACTTACATTTTTATCAGGCCCCCCATatgttcagtctgaaaatggATTAAATGTTTCCCAGGCAGCTTTGGCTACTGATGGTCTCTGTGAGGTGCTAGACCCCTTCTGGTGGTTGGacatctgctgcctcctcacTGGGACCTAGCAAAGACTCATTGCTCCCAAGAGGTGATCTGAAGCCATCTCTGCAGAGCAAACTGGTGCTACTGCTGGGTTGTATTGCACCAAAAGGGGTATGGGACATCTTCACTGGGTCCCTCAGGACACCCATGGTGAAGACATCTTGGGGGACAGTATCTGCAATGAGGCAGGGACTGTCTGTACCTGTGGTCCTGCTAGCAGTAGGCTCCTGGCTAGATTCTCCATGAAATAACCCACTTTCTTACCTGGCATCTTGGGAACTGTCTCCAACACCAGGCTTGGATCCAGCTGGCCCCATGTTTGAAGGAGTGGACCCCAGCAGGCGCCTGTCCCCCGATGATGCCAGCTTTGTGGATGTCCTTCACACCTACACAAGGGAAACCCTTGGTGTTAGCATTGGGATCCAGATGCCTGTAGGCCACCTTGACATCTACCCCAACGGGGGAGActtccagcctggctgtggcCTAAGTGATGTCTTGGGAGCAATTGCCTATGGGAGTAAGTTCTCACCACTTGTTTTATCTCTGGTCAGTGTAGACTCCTCACAAACAGACTTGGGTTGATGCTGGGGGATCTGATTCACAAGGGcagaaaaaatgtggttttcctTCTAAAACTGCCTGTGCTACTGGAGATAAGTTGCTAGAAACTAGACCTGCTTTTAATTCTGAAGTAACATGTTCTCACTCTTAACACCTGATTGTAAAATGCTCATTGTAATTAGGAGAGCAATGAAGTTGGTGAAAGGACCAGcgggaaagtcttatagggagaggctgagggagctggggttgtttagcctggagaacaggagactCGGGGGGGACCTTCTCcctctacagctccctgaagggaggttggagtcaggtggggttgggttctttttccaggcaaccagtgacaggacaagagggcctggcctgaagctgctccaggggagggttaggttggatatcaggaagcacttcctcacagagagggtgatcagacactgggatggactgcccagggaagtggtggaggcaccatccctggaggtgttcaaggaaaggctggatgtggcacttggtgccatggtctggctgctgtggtggtgttggtcataggctggacttgatggtcttaaaggtcttttccagccttggtgattctgtgtttctgtaatgCTGGGTCTAGAATCCTCTTAAAATCCCTTTTTATGGAAGACACTAAACAACAAGCCCTCCTGGAGTGTCCTGCGCTAACCTCTTGAGTTGCTGCTGTTTGGAAAGACGTTCAAGTTTGGCCAAAAAAGCTCACCCTGTCTCACCAGCTGCTGTGGTGCCAAATGCTTAAACAAACTCTATCCCCTTGCAACTTTGCTTCTCCAGCCATTGGTGAAGTTGTGAAGTGTGAACACGAGCGCTCCGTGCACCTCTTCGTGGACTCCCTGGTGAACCAAGACAAGCAGAGCTTTGCCTTCCAGTGCACAGACTCCAGTCGCTTCAAGAAGGGCATCTGCCTGAGCTGCCGGAAGAACCGCTGCAACGGCATCGGCTACAACGCCAGGAAAACcaggaacaaaaggaacagcaagATGTACCTCAAGACTAGAGCTGACATGCCCTTCAAAGGTAGGTTTTGGCCCTTCCAAGGGGGAGAGTCGCATCTGGAAGAGCAGACTCTCCAAAGTCAATGCTGGGGAAGGTGGAGAAGTGGGAGAGGAGCATCTCCCCAGGGCACTGGGGCTCAATGTTGGGCTCTGGCTGGGCTGCATGGCTTGTCctgaggtgctgctgtgctcctgcctcctGTAAACCAACAGCGTGAGGGCTGGCAGCTTCAGACTGCAAGAGGGGAGCTTTAGGTTGGACATTtggaaggaattcttcaccatgagggtggtgagaccctggcccaggttgcccagagaagctgtggctgccccatccctggcattGTTGaagggcaagttggatggggcttggagcaacctgggctggtgggaggtgtccctgcccacgcaggggaggttggatctagatgatctttgagatctcttccaatccaaaccagtctgggatcctATGATTTTGGTCCTAAGGACACTCTGTCTTTTGAGCAGGACCATGGCTTCCATGTCCTACCTGCAGGACCACCCCAACCTTAGAGCAGTGTAAGGTTTGGGGAGCTCTCCCCAGCATGGccctgttgttgctgttgtgcAAATGTCCATTTTGTAATCAATAAGGGCAGGAAAAAGTGAACCCTGATCTCTCCATAATGATCAAGCCTTTGCCAGCCAATGCTATTTCCCAAGGAGTGATGCTGAGCAACGTTGTCTCCATCTCTGCTCTTCTTGTTTCTCTCCAGTCTACCATTATCAGATGAAGATGCATGTCTTCAGCTACAGCAGCTTGGGAGAGGCTGACCCCACTTTCTCTGTCACCCTTCATGGCACCAATGGAGACTCTGAACCTCTCTCTTTAGAAATGTAAGTTAACTGCCCTGTTGTGTTTGCCTAAGTTGGGGTGGCCACTGGGACCAGACAAGCTTCTTCTGGTAGGACtagctctgcagctgggccTCACTTCATCACTATTCAAACTTAATTATGATTTATTGCTGAGAAAACAATTGGAGGTGCCAAGGCCTCTTCTTATCAACCTTCACAGCTCATTGTTGAAgtccttttgcttttcccctCTACCATTTGGATAGAGCCTGAACACACCCCATATTTCTGGAGGCATTGTTGacctcctctggcctctcccaGAAAAAACACAAGGCACAAAAATTCACCTTGAAGCTATGGAAGGATGGCTGAGCCAAACACGTTGCATTGTGTGGAACCAGCTCCCCAAGCTCACTTTCTCTGGTGTAATCAGCAATTAAGGGGTGGCAGTTGACTGTGGAACTCTTGATAAGCTGCAAAGGGCTCTGTTTAACTTCTCATGGAATGAATGAGCACCTGGCCTGGTTCCATGAGGAAGAAATGTTGAGTCTCTGCTTACCTTTCAGGCTTGATCAAATCGGCCTGAATGCCACTAGCACCTTCCTGGTCTATACAGAAGAGGACATgggtgaatttttaaaaatcaaactcaCCTGGGAGGGAACATCTCAGTCCTGGTATGATCTGTGGAAGGAGCTGAAGAGCTACTGGTATCGACCTGCCAAGGCTCCTCAGGAACTCCACATCAGACGTATCCGTGTGAAATCTGGGGAAACACAACAGAGGTAATGACTGGGTCAGGCTGCACAGGAGCTGGCTCAGAACTTCAGGCAAAAGGAGAGAGTCAGAACCCAGCAAGAAAAGTTGGGGTTTTGAACTTGGTGTCTTCAAAGTGTCTCATTTTTAGTGCTCCCAGTTCCTTCATGGTGTCAGAGGGTGGGTTACTTGCCAGCAGGAGGTTGCAAACTACACTTGAAGTAAAACTGCAGATCAAATTTGGGGCATTGTTTGGCTTTCTTTAGATACTGGGCCACATTCTTGCCTGCCCTTGGGGAGTAAATTAGCCAACCTCAAGATGGTTTAGATCACACCTGAAGGGTCTGAAGTGCCAAAAAGCCTGCAGCTGGGATGGGCTCAGTTATTTACAGGCATGATGTGCTGATCTGGCACAACTAGACCTAAAGCCACAACTTGGTGACATGGTGACACCAACTCCTGAAACACTAGATTGTTCCTTCTGAGATCTCTGTAACTGGAAAGCACCTTCAGCAACCAACGAGAAGTTCCCAAATCTTGTGTTCAGGTTTTTCTGAAGGTAACCCAGATCTCTCAAAGAGCAGCAGTTGATATTGACCATCTCCCACCTTCCTTAGAGCTTTAAATAACCATCGCCCATCCTGGTTTCTACAATCTATGAAACACAGGAGGAGTAGAAGCAAAGACcccataaataaaatatgaaagtaggaaataaaacagctgtTGAAGGTGTATCAAGGTGCTCCACAGGGAGGGTATCAAACAGCTTGTCCTAGAATCCATGTTACATGTAACTTATGAATTGTGGAGACAAGAGGCACCTTCTCCTGacttctgcttcctcctcctaGGTTTGCCTTCTGTGTGGAGGATTCCCAGCTAACCAGCATATCTCCTGGTAAAGAGCTCTGGTTTGTGAAGTGCCCAGAGGAATGGCATAAAAGGTaggggaaaagcagctcagagAAGTCCTCTCTGATgtctctggctgtgctgggatttgtttttttctagactCCTGGAATCtttttcttacttaaaaaaatttaattctaGCCCAAGATTCTCAGCTATTGCACTTAATTGTCATATATACCTTAATTATCACTAACCAGTTGATAATAATTCTCACTTCTGAGCTTGGTTTGTCCTCTTGTACCTTCACTTGCTACCAAATTGGTGCAACACAGCTTGTGGGCCTAAAGAACCTTTTTGCTGTCATGGTAGATGCTAAAAATGAGTTGCTACCAACACCCAAGCTCTGCAATAGTGAAGAGCTAATTAGAAGCATCTAATAACCCCTTTTTACCCcttgagaggacaagggggaattgactaaaactggcagaggggagatttaggtgagacatgaggaggaaattctttgctgtgagggtggtgagaccctggcccaggttgcccagagaagctgtggctgccccatccctggcagtgttgaagggcaggttggatggggcttggagcaacctgggctggtgggaggtgtccctgcccatgcaggggggttggaactggatgatctttaaggtgccttccaacccaaaccagtttgggGTTCAGTGATCTCCTGCTACGCTCATCTCTTCTGGTTCAGCCAAGTCCCAGCTCAGCTGTTGCCAGAACATCTCAGCCTTGCTTAACCTCTGGGGGACTTCCCAGACACTTAGGATCAGTCCTCAGAGCATGACTTCCAGGAAGGCTGGTCCCAGCAGTGACAGCTTGATTGCTTCAGACCACCTCTGCTCATGTTCTGAATGAATCCCTGCTCATTTGACTAACCCATCATCTCCTTCCTATGAAGCCCAACCTCTTGGCCTCTCTTAAATGTCAGTTAGGAAGTGTAGAGCTTTGTCACTTCTAATCCAGAGACAAAATGCTCATTGGGGCTTAGCAGAGCCTGGTGAAAGTCATGCTCTGAATGACCTTCTTGGgtggcagagctcagcaagGTGAGCTGGGACTGCTCCAGCTCTAGCAGAAAGCAGGAAGCTCTGCTACATCCAGTAGCCACCAGGTCTGTGAATCCAACCCCTGGGCCAAAACTTGTTGCTGTGCCACAGGCCTTGCAAGATCAAATAAACAGACCTGCAATAAAAGGTAGTTTTGACCTGCTCTGTAACCCCCATAAAACAGGATTGCTGGCAGATAGGCCCTTCCTGGAGGCACAGCTTGTGCaggaggtgcaggagcagaTCTGAGCT encodes:
- the LOC127395138 gene encoding endothelial lipase-like, encoding MRSLLLLLLCTGLSCCAAAGTALPEGEATAAELLEAGQEERAPAPQAQVKFSVRSGPRGAELGCPLALGHRQGLRDCGFNLTAKTFFIIHGWTMSGMFETWLGSLVSALQEREKDANVVVVDWLPLAHQLYKDAVNNTRMVGKSIGRLLDWLQENPNFKLENVHLIGYSLGAHVAGFAGNHVRGTIGRITGLDPAGPMFEGVDPSRRLSPDDASFVDVLHTYTRETLGVSIGIQMPVGHLDIYPNGGDFQPGCGLSDVLGAIAYGTIGEVVKCEHERSVHLFVDSLVNQDKQSFAFQCTDSSRFKKGICLSCRKNRCNGIGYNARKTRNKRNSKMYLKTRADMPFKVYHYQMKMHVFSYSSLGEADPTFSVTLHGTNGDSEPLSLEMLDQIGLNATSTFLVYTEEDMGEFLKIKLTWEGTSQSWYDLWKELKSYWYRPAKAPQELHIRRIRVKSGETQQRFAFCVEDSQLTSISPGKELWFVKCPEEWHKRPVSNSL